The proteins below come from a single Psychrobacter sp. PL19 genomic window:
- a CDS encoding CidA/LrgA family protein: MKPTSLSKLPVWLAVILTLIMVILVRESAVVICQLLGMAKAANVVGMVAMFLILITWRMVKGLPIWLTRASNILLVDSGFAFLPVSAGAGLLLFALGDELWGVILTMTISTLIPLWGLALLSNRWLSNTVDTDTKRKGQS; encoded by the coding sequence ATGAAGCCCACCTCCTTATCCAAACTGCCCGTATGGCTAGCTGTAATCTTAACGCTGATTATGGTAATCCTAGTACGTGAATCAGCAGTCGTTATCTGTCAATTATTAGGCATGGCAAAAGCTGCCAATGTGGTTGGCATGGTAGCGATGTTTTTAATATTAATAACTTGGCGCATGGTCAAAGGCTTACCCATTTGGCTGACCAGGGCCAGTAATATACTATTAGTAGACAGTGGTTTTGCCTTTTTACCAGTATCAGCTGGCGCAGGCTTGCTATTATTTGCCTTAGGTGACGAGCTATGGGGCGTGATATTAACCATGACAATTAGCACGCTAATACCACTGTGGGGCCTAGCGTTACTTTCTAATCGTTGGCTTAGTAATACTGTCGATACTGACACTAAGCGTAAGGGGCAATCATGA
- a CDS encoding LrgB family protein, which translates to MSFDNVIIATIAAILVTLAAHVSARVLAKKLSGLPMVITAIALVVLFLFILQWDYNEYYDVAKPIFDHLLGYVTVLLAIPLAAMNFKGLPVKRLSIIVLIASVIGALLPMSLAYLFSLSNDTILAFATRSVTTPIGLSIASLIQAPLAMANLIIIVSGLIGGTLARFLFHGVNDDRAKGLALGLAAHAFGTVEAWQISHTAGRYAAFGLAVNGLVTAVWVPIFISALT; encoded by the coding sequence ATGAGTTTTGATAATGTTATCATTGCCACTATTGCTGCTATCTTGGTGACGTTGGCGGCGCACGTATCTGCTCGCGTTTTAGCAAAAAAGTTATCAGGGCTACCGATGGTAATCACCGCCATCGCACTGGTTGTGTTATTTTTATTTATTCTACAGTGGGACTATAATGAATACTACGACGTTGCTAAGCCGATATTTGACCATCTTTTAGGCTATGTGACCGTCCTGCTGGCCATACCGCTGGCAGCGATGAACTTCAAAGGCCTACCAGTAAAGCGTCTGTCGATAATCGTGTTAATAGCCAGTGTTATTGGTGCCCTATTACCGATGTCGCTCGCTTATCTGTTCTCACTGAGTAATGACACTATATTAGCGTTTGCTACCCGCTCAGTGACCACACCGATTGGTCTGAGTATCGCCAGCCTCATCCAAGCGCCACTGGCTATGGCCAACTTAATCATCATTGTCTCAGGATTAATAGGCGGCACTTTAGCTCGGTTCTTATTCCACGGGGTCAACGATGATCGAGCCAAAGGTTTGGCCTTAGGTTTGGCCGCTCATGCTTTTGGTACAGTAGAAGCATGGCAAATCAGCCATACTGCTGGACGTTATGCCGCCTTTGGCTTGGCCGTTAATGGCTTGGTCACCGCCGTTTGGGTACCTATATTCATCAGCGCGCTTACCTGA
- a CDS encoding lytic transglycosylase domain-containing protein: MMTVAPLFYRWLSPILLTAVALSTLSVTAQAGNMYIYKDKGGQVLLTNVSPSGNFDKFTKKVKVTYYKDSNNYDSSSNGYNNDNYGNSSASKSGSRNSYDDYIRTSAERHGVDPGLMKAMMHTESSFNPNARSPVGAQGLMQLMPATARRFKVSNAWNPAENIEGSAKYIAWLMRRFNNNVEFAIAGYNAGEGNVDKYNGIPPFKETRNYVKSVMSRYHSLYKNDSGLSSRATSASNTATNNGMQAVSYGTINNSGSASYANSAYAALR, translated from the coding sequence ATGATGACTGTTGCACCCCTATTTTACCGCTGGCTGTCTCCTATCTTATTGACTGCTGTCGCCCTGTCTACTTTGTCTGTTACTGCTCAAGCCGGTAATATGTATATTTATAAAGACAAGGGAGGACAAGTACTGCTCACCAATGTCAGTCCCAGCGGCAACTTTGATAAATTTACTAAAAAAGTAAAAGTCACCTACTATAAAGACTCAAACAATTACGATAGCAGCAGCAACGGCTATAACAATGATAATTATGGCAATAGTAGCGCGAGTAAAAGCGGTAGCCGTAATTCCTATGATGATTATATCCGTACCTCTGCAGAACGTCATGGTGTTGATCCTGGGCTGATGAAAGCCATGATGCACACTGAATCTTCATTCAATCCCAATGCCCGCTCTCCTGTTGGTGCACAAGGCTTAATGCAATTAATGCCAGCGACCGCACGTCGCTTTAAAGTCAGTAATGCCTGGAATCCTGCCGAAAATATCGAGGGTTCAGCCAAGTATATCGCCTGGCTGATGCGCCGCTTTAATAATAACGTCGAGTTTGCCATTGCTGGTTACAACGCTGGTGAAGGTAACGTCGACAAATATAACGGTATTCCCCCTTTTAAAGAGACCCGCAACTACGTCAAAAGTGTCATGAGTCGCTATCATAGCTTGTACAAAAATGACTCAGGGCTATCTAGTCGCGCCACAAGCGCCAGCAATACCGCTACTAATAATGGCATGCAGGCAGTTAGTTATGGGACTATTAACAATAGTGGTAGTGCCAGTTATGCCAACTCAGCTTATGCCGCTTTACGCTAA
- the tsf gene encoding translation elongation factor Ts has product MTEVKVSAKMVKELRDRTGLGMMECKKALEESNGDVETAIDNLRKSGQAKAAKKAGNIAADGAIIIVQGENKAFLVEVNCQTDFVAKDNSFTAFAEKVANIALENNTTDVAAISELPYGDGQTVEEARVSLVQKIGENIQLRRVETLEGNNIAAYRHGLRIGVVVSFEGGGADTGKNLAMHIAAFNPVAVDDNDVAADVLAREKDIIEAKAKESGKPDNIVEKMIEGGLRKYLDEVTLLRQPYVMDNEKKVGDVLKAEGVKVLGFKRLEVGEGIEKKQEDFAAEVAATQALANQ; this is encoded by the coding sequence ATGACAGAAGTAAAAGTATCTGCCAAAATGGTAAAAGAATTGCGCGACCGTACTGGTCTTGGCATGATGGAATGTAAAAAAGCGTTAGAAGAATCAAACGGTGATGTCGAAACTGCCATTGATAACCTACGTAAGTCTGGCCAAGCAAAAGCGGCCAAAAAAGCCGGTAACATTGCTGCTGATGGCGCTATTATTATTGTTCAAGGCGAAAATAAAGCCTTCCTAGTAGAAGTTAACTGTCAAACTGACTTTGTCGCAAAAGACAATAGCTTCACTGCGTTTGCAGAAAAAGTAGCCAATATTGCATTAGAAAACAATACTACTGATGTTGCTGCTATCTCTGAATTGCCTTATGGCGATGGTCAAACCGTTGAAGAAGCTCGTGTCTCACTAGTACAAAAAATCGGTGAAAACATTCAGTTGCGTCGCGTTGAGACTCTCGAAGGCAATAATATCGCCGCGTACCGCCATGGTCTACGTATTGGTGTGGTCGTCTCTTTTGAAGGTGGTGGTGCAGACACTGGCAAAAACCTTGCCATGCATATCGCTGCATTCAACCCAGTTGCGGTAGATGACAACGACGTTGCTGCTGATGTCCTAGCACGCGAAAAAGACATCATCGAAGCCAAAGCAAAAGAATCTGGCAAGCCGGATAACATCGTTGAAAAAATGATTGAAGGTGGCCTACGTAAGTACCTAGACGAAGTTACTTTGCTACGTCAACCATACGTCATGGACAACGAGAAAAAAGTTGGCGACGTACTAAAAGCGGAAGGCGTAAAAGTGCTAGGCTTTAAACGTTTAGAAGTCGGCGAAGGCATTGAGAAAAAGCAAGAAGACTTCGCTGCTGAAGTTGCTGCTACTCAAGCATTAGCTAACCAGTAA
- the rpsB gene encoding 30S ribosomal protein S2, giving the protein MANQNPTQIAMRDLLQAGAHFGHQTRFWNPKMGPYIFGARNKIHIINLEHTVKAFNEALNYVNNLASKKNKVLFVGTKRAASGVIREQAARAGMPYVDHRWLGGMLTNWKTLRQSINRLKELEKQAEDGTFAKLTKREALERTRDMEKLERSLGGIKDMGGLPDAIFVVDVDHEAIAIKEAKNLGIPVIGIVDTNSNPDNVDYIIPANDDAIRAVTLYVTAMADAIIAGKEYAQTQASGGADQEQAAEQAPVAAEQEAPATEEAPAATEQSAEASAVKAPAEAQADL; this is encoded by the coding sequence ATGGCTAATCAAAATCCAACTCAAATTGCAATGCGCGACTTACTACAAGCCGGCGCTCACTTTGGTCACCAAACACGTTTCTGGAACCCAAAAATGGGTCCATATATCTTTGGTGCGCGTAACAAAATTCATATTATTAACTTAGAGCACACCGTAAAAGCCTTCAATGAAGCGCTAAACTACGTAAACAATCTAGCTAGCAAGAAAAACAAAGTATTGTTCGTTGGTACTAAACGCGCAGCCAGTGGCGTTATCCGTGAACAAGCAGCTCGCGCTGGTATGCCTTATGTTGACCATCGCTGGTTAGGTGGCATGTTGACTAACTGGAAAACCCTACGTCAGTCAATCAATCGTCTAAAAGAGCTTGAAAAACAAGCAGAAGACGGTACTTTCGCTAAGTTAACCAAACGTGAAGCGCTAGAGCGTACCCGCGACATGGAAAAACTTGAGCGTTCATTGGGCGGTATCAAAGACATGGGCGGCCTACCTGACGCTATCTTCGTCGTTGACGTGGATCATGAAGCGATCGCAATTAAAGAAGCCAAAAATCTAGGTATCCCAGTTATTGGTATCGTTGATACTAACTCTAACCCAGATAACGTTGACTACATCATCCCAGCAAACGATGATGCTATCCGTGCCGTGACCCTATATGTCACTGCTATGGCTGATGCCATTATCGCTGGCAAAGAGTATGCACAAACTCAAGCAAGTGGTGGCGCTGACCAAGAACAGGCTGCAGAACAAGCGCCTGTTGCTGCTGAGCAAGAAGCACCAGCTACTGAAGAAGCACCAGCTGCTACCGAACAGTCAGCAGAAGCATCTGCCGTAAAAGCACCAGCAGAAGCACAAGCTGACCTATAA
- a CDS encoding multidrug effflux MFS transporter yields the protein MSAPKSIPPNQSSAPTRVRSSDLPVAWIMMLGLIVAVGPLSIDMYLPALPEMAASFGVPTAFIANSVPAYFVGLVFGQLFYGPLSDRIGRVKPLYFGMTLYVIASILCATTNNEYVLFAGRTLQALGACVGAVVTRAAIRDRLTARQTAKAFSIMILVMGLAPILAPSLGALFLRFFSWHSIFWFLAAFGTLNLILTKLFFFETLTEENRNVRPVKEVLSQYWDLLKDPTFNYPAIGGGLLMGAMFVYISAASELLMDNYGISSTHFGWIFGMNAAGFVALTQLNQWLTNRFRILSILRFGAAMQVVASAGLFVLGLIFGSDAWLPLVLICIFLCISGLGLTQPNASAIALAFQKRRAGMASALQGSLMFSVGLFGGLLLNLFPVNTVLKIGITMFMLMSLGCFLIWRIDRNLNLDDAE from the coding sequence ATGTCTGCTCCAAAATCTATCCCGCCCAATCAATCTTCTGCCCCCACTCGTGTACGTTCATCAGATCTACCAGTCGCCTGGATTATGATGCTAGGGCTCATTGTCGCCGTTGGGCCTTTATCTATCGATATGTATTTGCCAGCGCTACCAGAGATGGCCGCCAGCTTCGGCGTGCCGACTGCCTTTATTGCCAACTCTGTGCCTGCCTATTTTGTTGGTTTGGTATTTGGCCAGTTGTTTTATGGTCCATTGAGTGATCGTATTGGCCGTGTTAAACCTCTATATTTTGGTATGACCTTATATGTCATCGCCTCCATCCTTTGCGCGACCACTAATAATGAATATGTGCTGTTTGCGGGACGTACCCTGCAAGCACTGGGGGCATGTGTGGGGGCTGTCGTTACTCGCGCCGCGATTCGAGATCGCCTCACTGCTAGACAAACCGCAAAAGCGTTTTCTATTATGATACTGGTCATGGGCTTGGCACCAATATTAGCACCATCGCTTGGCGCATTATTCCTACGGTTCTTTAGCTGGCATTCTATATTCTGGTTTTTAGCGGCTTTTGGCACGCTCAATTTAATACTGACTAAGCTATTTTTCTTCGAAACCCTAACGGAAGAAAACCGCAATGTCCGCCCAGTTAAGGAAGTACTCAGTCAATATTGGGACTTGTTAAAAGATCCGACTTTTAATTACCCAGCGATTGGTGGCGGCTTGTTGATGGGCGCGATGTTTGTCTATATCAGTGCAGCCTCTGAGCTATTGATGGATAATTATGGTATTTCATCCACTCATTTTGGTTGGATTTTTGGGATGAATGCGGCAGGTTTTGTAGCTTTGACCCAGCTCAATCAATGGCTGACCAACCGTTTCCGTATTCTCAGCATATTGCGCTTTGGCGCTGCCATGCAAGTCGTTGCTTCGGCAGGGTTGTTTGTATTGGGTCTTATTTTCGGTAGTGATGCGTGGCTGCCCCTAGTATTAATCTGCATCTTCCTTTGTATCTCCGGTCTCGGTTTAACGCAGCCAAACGCGTCCGCTATTGCGCTGGCGTTTCAAAAACGCCGTGCTGGTATGGCCAGTGCGCTACAAGGCTCGCTGATGTTTTCGGTGGGTCTCTTTGGTGGTTTACTACTGAACCTATTTCCGGTCAATACAGTACTCAAAATTGGTATTACTATGTTTATGCTGATGAGTCTAGGCTGTTTCTTGATTTGGCGTATCGATCGTAATTTGAATCTTGATGATGCTGAGTAA
- a CDS encoding crotonase/enoyl-CoA hydratase family protein, which translates to MHAIAAYQYQTLQVSMTQDILTISLNRPQKKNAMSFEMMHELIAVAGRICKDKKLRAVIINGAEGTFCAGVDLSDLNQPKNQAYALWELVKPSQSLFQRVCLVWRDLPIPVIAVLEGHCIGAGLQLALACDVRISSPDCKLSIMEAKWGLVPDMGLTQSALGVVRVDVLKELAMSARTIDAQQGQKLGLISHCSESPLQHAQQLAIEFAQRSPDAVLASKRIVNAMYQQAPTTLYKEKAWQLKLMLGRNRKLAVKKAKAAGTLFTKRQFH; encoded by the coding sequence ATGCACGCTATCGCCGCCTATCAATATCAAACCCTACAAGTTAGTATGACCCAAGATATCTTGACCATCAGTTTAAATCGTCCACAGAAAAAAAACGCGATGAGTTTTGAGATGATGCATGAGCTGATTGCAGTTGCGGGGCGTATCTGCAAAGACAAAAAACTACGTGCAGTCATTATTAATGGTGCTGAAGGCACGTTTTGTGCGGGTGTCGATTTAAGTGACCTAAACCAACCCAAAAATCAAGCTTATGCATTATGGGAACTGGTTAAGCCGAGTCAAAGTTTGTTTCAGCGAGTCTGTCTGGTCTGGCGAGATCTGCCTATTCCAGTTATCGCTGTGTTAGAAGGGCATTGTATCGGTGCAGGCTTACAACTGGCGTTAGCGTGCGATGTGCGTATCAGTAGCCCTGATTGTAAGCTGTCTATTATGGAAGCGAAGTGGGGGCTAGTCCCTGATATGGGGTTAACCCAGTCAGCGCTTGGGGTTGTGCGCGTAGACGTATTAAAAGAGTTGGCCATGAGTGCCCGTACCATTGATGCACAGCAAGGTCAGAAATTAGGTCTTATCAGCCATTGTAGCGAATCACCATTACAGCACGCGCAACAGCTCGCTATTGAGTTTGCGCAGCGTTCCCCCGATGCAGTGCTAGCAAGTAAGCGTATTGTGAATGCCATGTATCAGCAAGCACCAACTACCTTATATAAAGAAAAAGCTTGGCAGTTAAAATTGATGCTAGGGCGTAACCGTAAACTTGCCGTAAAAAAGGCGAAGGCAGCGGGAACTCTATTTACAAAACGTCAGTTCCACTAA